The Nitrospira sp. genome includes the window AATGAACCGACGTGGCTTGCGGAAAAGATTAAAGCCGGTGATCCGGCTGCCGAAATTGCCGAGGCTGGCCTGAAGGGCCAGGCCGACATTGCCAAGCAGACGTTAGATTTGTTTGCGTCTATCTACGGCGCGGAGGCTGGCAATCTGGCGCTCAAAGCGTTATCGCTCGACGGTGTGTATGTGGCCGGTGGGATGGCCCCGAAGCTGATCAAAAAGCTCCAGGATGGCACATTCATGAAAGCCTTTATCAACAAAGGCCGGTACAAGCGCTTGCTGAGCAACATGCCGGTAAGAGTTGTGATGAACCAACAGACTGCCCTGCTTGGCGCCGCATCAGTCGCCGCCGCGCTATCTCAGGGGCCGACGCCATGACGACACAACTCGATCTCGATAGACTGAAAAAAGCCGCCGCCTTGCAAGCGGTCGAGTTTGTTCAAGACGGGATGGTCGTGGGGCTCGGGACCGGCTCAACGGCTAAGCATATGGTTATCGCGCTTGGTGAAAGGGTTCGAGCTGGAATGAAGCTGCGCGGGGTTCCCACATCGCATGAAACCGCGGCGCTGGCCAAAGAGGCGGGCATCATCTTGATCGATACCGACAACCGTTGGGAGATCGATGTGGCGATCGATGGCGCCGATCAGGTTGATCCAGGTTTCAACCTGATCAAGGGCGGCGGTGGCGCGCTGTTAAAAGAAAAGATTGTGGCGGCTTCGGCCAAGCAGTTCATTGTGTTGGTGGATTACACGAAGCAAGTCC containing:
- the rpiA gene encoding ribose-5-phosphate isomerase RpiA → MTTQLDLDRLKKAAALQAVEFVQDGMVVGLGTGSTAKHMVIALGERVRAGMKLRGVPTSHETAALAKEAGIILIDTDNRWEIDVAIDGADQVDPGFNLIKGGGGALLKEKIVAASAKQFIVLVDYTKQVPVLGGSFPLPIEIIPFGWGSTAREIESLTKSRVVLREKNGVPFRTEAGNLIVDVHIARIHHPKDLEIALNQIPGIVETGLFIDRTSMLIVGSPHGVQIHHAPGR